A part of Pseudomonas lutea genomic DNA contains:
- the coaBC gene encoding bifunctional phosphopantothenoylcysteine decarboxylase/phosphopantothenate--cysteine ligase CoaBC — MQRLYRKRIVLGVGGGIAAYKSAELVRRLRDHGAEVRVVMTRGGAEFITPLTMQALSGHPVHLDLLDPAAEAAMGHIELAKWADMILIAPGTADLMARLAQGIANDLLTTVVLATDAIVAVAPAMNQAMWRDPSVQANLQLLEQRGLRMFGPASGSQACGDVGYGRMLEPNDLAQSAADCFQRLTLTGKHVLITAGPTQENIDPVRYITNHSSGKMGFALAEAAAEAGARVTLITGPVNLQTPDRVTRVDVVSARDMLAACEDSMPCDLFIASAAVADYRPEVVATQKLKKDPTTGDGLLLQMVRNPDILATIAQRQDRPFSVGFAAETEHLLDYAARKLKDKNLDLIVANDVANPSIGFNSEENACSVIDRALQETLFAQTSKAKIARQLVTFIADRMNQV, encoded by the coding sequence ATGCAGCGGCTGTATCGAAAACGCATCGTTCTCGGCGTCGGCGGTGGCATCGCGGCCTACAAGAGCGCCGAACTGGTCCGCCGATTGCGCGATCACGGCGCAGAAGTTCGGGTCGTCATGACCAGGGGCGGCGCGGAGTTCATTACCCCGCTGACCATGCAAGCCCTGTCCGGCCATCCTGTTCACCTGGATTTGCTCGACCCGGCTGCCGAAGCCGCCATGGGCCATATCGAGCTGGCCAAGTGGGCCGACATGATTCTTATCGCGCCGGGCACGGCCGATTTGATGGCGCGTCTGGCCCAGGGCATCGCCAACGATCTACTGACCACCGTGGTACTGGCGACGGACGCTATCGTTGCCGTCGCACCTGCAATGAATCAGGCCATGTGGCGAGACCCATCCGTACAGGCCAACCTGCAGTTGCTCGAACAGCGCGGCCTGCGCATGTTCGGCCCGGCCAGTGGCAGCCAGGCCTGCGGCGACGTCGGTTATGGCCGAATGCTCGAACCCAATGATCTGGCGCAGTCTGCCGCCGATTGTTTCCAGCGTCTCACGCTGACCGGCAAGCACGTGCTGATTACTGCAGGTCCCACCCAGGAAAACATCGATCCGGTTCGCTACATCACCAACCACAGCTCCGGGAAAATGGGGTTTGCGCTGGCCGAAGCCGCTGCCGAAGCCGGCGCGCGGGTCACGCTGATCACCGGCCCCGTGAACTTGCAGACGCCAGACCGTGTAACGCGCGTTGACGTTGTCAGTGCCCGGGACATGCTCGCGGCCTGCGAAGACTCAATGCCTTGCGATCTCTTCATCGCCTCCGCCGCGGTTGCCGACTACCGCCCTGAAGTCGTCGCTACACAAAAATTGAAGAAAGACCCTACAACCGGCGATGGTCTTCTCCTGCAGATGGTCCGCAACCCGGACATCCTTGCCACTATCGCCCAGCGCCAGGATCGCCCGTTCAGCGTCGGTTTTGCGGCTGAGACCGAACACCTGCTCGATTACGCCGCACGCAAGCTCAAGGATAAAAACCTTGATCTGATCGTCGCCAATGACGTCGCCAACCCCAGCATCGGCTTCAACAGCGAAGAAAACGCCTGCAGCGTGATCGACCGAGCGTTGCAAGAGACGCTCTTCGCCCAGACCAGCAAAGCCAAGATCGCGCGGCAGCTGGTGACTTTTATTGCCGATCGAATGAACCAGGTTTAA
- the dut gene encoding dUTP diphosphatase, producing the protein MHALQAKILDPRIGSDFPLPAYATTGSAGLDLRAMLKEDTLLEPGQTLLIPTGLSIYIADPGLAALILPRSGLGHKHGIVLGNLVGLIDSDYQGELMVSCWNRGQTAFKISIGERLAQLVLVPVVQAHFEIVEEFDESQRGAGGFGHSGSH; encoded by the coding sequence ATGCACGCCCTACAAGCCAAGATTCTCGACCCTCGCATCGGCAGCGATTTCCCGCTCCCCGCTTACGCCACCACAGGTTCGGCGGGGCTGGACCTGCGCGCCATGCTGAAAGAGGACACGCTGCTCGAACCCGGCCAGACCCTGTTGATTCCCACCGGGCTGTCGATTTACATCGCAGACCCCGGCCTGGCGGCGCTGATCCTGCCGCGCTCGGGCCTGGGCCACAAACACGGCATCGTGCTGGGCAACTTGGTGGGCCTGATCGATTCTGACTACCAGGGTGAGCTGATGGTCTCCTGCTGGAATCGCGGCCAGACCGCATTCAAGATTTCCATCGGCGAGCGTCTGGCTCAGTTGGTGCTGGTGCCGGTGGTGCAGGCGCATTTTGAAATCGTCGAAGAATTCGACGAAAGTCAGCGCGGTGCAGGCGGGTTTGGCCACTCTGGCAGCCACTGA